The Desulfotignum phosphitoxidans DSM 13687 DNA segment CGGATTTTGTCGGGTTCCCACACCGTGATTGCCACGCCCACGGCCTCGGGCAAAAGCCTGGTGTACAATCTGCCTGTGGTGGACCGGCTCTTGACGGATCCGTCTGCCACGGCCCTGTATCTGTTTCCGTTAAAAGCCCTGGCCCGGGATCAGCTGGGCACGGTGCAGGACCTGCTGGTGCGGGCCAGAAGCCTTGAACCGGATCTGCCGGTGCTGAAAGCGGCCGTGTATGACGGGGATGTAACTTCCCATCACAAGGCCAAAATCCGGCGGGATCCGCCCCAGGTGCTGTTGTCCAATCCGGAGATGCTGCACCTGGCCATGCTGCCCCACCATCATCTGTGGGAGGCGTATTTCCGGCGCCTGGCCTTTGTGGTAGTGGATGAAGTGCACACGTACCGGGGGGTGATGGGGTCCCACATGGCCTGGGTGTTCCGGCGCCTGGTGCGCATCTGCCGGTATTATGGGGCAACGCCGGTGTTTGTGTTCTGCTCGGCCACCATTGCCAACCCGGGCGATTTGTGCCGCCGGCTTACGGGTCTGGATGTGGGGGTGGTGGACCGGGCCGGGGCTCCGGCCGGGAAAAAAGAGGTGGTGCTCATGCGGGGCATGGACGGGGCAGCCCAAACCGCCATCGCCCTGATCCATGCGGCCCTGCACCGGAATCTGCGCACCATTGTATATACCCAGTCCAGAAAAATAACCGAACTGATCGCCATCTGGGCATCCCAGCGGGCCAAAAAAATGAGGGACAAAATCAGTGCCTACCGGGCCGGGTTCCTGCCCGAAGAACGGCGGGAGATTGAAACCCGGCTGGCCACAGGCGATCTGTTGTGCGTGGTGTCCACATCGGCCCTGGAGCTGGGCATCGATATCGGGAACCTGGATCTGTGCATCCTGGTGGGGTATCCGGGCACCATCATGTCCACCTGGCAGCGGGCCGGCCGGGTAGGGCGGGACGGCAGCCAATCCGCTTTGGTGCTCATCGCCCATGAGGATGCCCTGGACCAGTATTTCATGAACCATCCGGACGTGTTCTTTGACATGCCTCCGGAAACTGCACTCATCAACCCGGACAATCCCGTGATCTGCAAGGCCCACCTGGTGTGCGCGGCCGCCGATCTGGCCCTGAAAAAAGGGGAACCCATGCTGATGCCGGATCCGGGCGCATCGGATCAGCCAACTTTCGACCGGCAGAAAACCAATCGAAAAACGGCAGCAGCCGGCCCTGTCCAGGCGGCCCTTCAAAAACTGGAAGCCTCCGGCAAGCTGCTGCGCAGTGTGAACAACGACATCTGGTATGCGGCCCAAAAAAGTCCCCACCGGGAAGTGAACCTGCGGGGCACGGGCCGAACCATTCCCATCTTTCTGGAAAATACCCGCCGGAGTCTGGGAGAGATCGACCGGTACCGGGCATTTTTCGACACCCATGAGGGGGCCGTGTACCTGCACCAGGGCAAATCCTATGTGGTGACCCGGTTCGACCATGAAAAAGGCAGCGTGGAGGTGATCCCCAAAGAGGTGAACTACTACACAAGGGCACGGTCTTCCAAAGCCACGCAGATCATTGAGATTCTGGACAGCAAAATTGTGAAAGCCACCCGGGTGGGGTTCGGCCGGCTGCGCATCACCGAGCAGGTGACCGGGTATGACCGCAAACTGGTGGCCACGGGCCGGTCCATCGGCATGGTGCCCCTGGATCTGCCGCCGTTGACCTTTGACACCCGGGGGCTGTGGATCCAGATCCCGGATGAGATCCGGGACCGTCTTGAATCGGACCGCATGCATTTCATGGGCGGGATTCATGCCATGGAACATGCCGCCATCGGCATCATGCCGCTTTTGGTGATGACCGACCGGAATGATCTGGGCGGCATCTCTATTCCATTCCATGACCAGGTGCAGACCGCGGCCGTGTTTGTGTACGATGCCGTGCCCGGGGGCTTAGGGCTGTGCCGCCGGGCGTTTGAACACGCAGACCGGTTTCTGCACGCCACCCTGGAGACCATCACGTCCTGCCCCTGCACCACCGGATGTCCGGCCTGTGTGCATTCTCCCAAGTGCGGGTCCGGCAACCGGCCCATTGACAAGCATGCGGCCCGGCAGATTCTTGAATGTATCATTTCCGGGTCGGCCGGTCCGGCAAAATTTCAGTTACCGGATTTGCCGGCGGCTGCGGTTGAACGAAATGAACATCCGGTGACCTTGACTGCCGGGGCAGAAGATCTCCCTGGTGCCGGAATCCACACCCGGGTTCAAGAGATTTCGTTGCAAAAAAACGCATTCTTGCGCTATGGGGTTCTGGACATCGAAACAAGGCGGTCCGCCGCCGAAGTGGGGGGCTGGAACAAGGCGGAAAACATGGGGGTCAGCTGTGCCGTGCTCTATGATTCGCATTCCGGACGGTTCCATGATTATTCCCAGGATCAGGTGCCGGCCCTGTGCGAGCATCTCTCCTTACTGGACCGGGTGGTGGGGTTCAATCTGATCCGGTTTGACTATAAGGTTCTGGCCGGGTTGAGTGATTTTGATTTTTACCGCCTTCCCACCCTGGATATATTGATGAAGGTCCATGAGGTCTTAGGCTACCGCCTGTCTCTGGATCATCTGGCCCAGAACACCCTGGGGGCAAAAAAAAGCGCGGACGGGCTCATGGCCCTGCAATGGTGGCAGCAGGGGGAGATGGATAAAATCATTGAGTACTGCACCCAGGATGTGCGGGTTACCCGGGACCTGTACCGGTTCGGCCGGGACAACCGGTTTCTGATATTTACAAACAAGGCAGGACACCAGGTAAGGGTCCCGGTGTCCTGGTAGGGTCAATAATCGCAGATGGAAGGCGTTTGCCGAGCAGATCACCTCACCCGGGCCGCGATATCGGCCAGGACCGGGCCGGCTTTTTCCCGGATCAGCACCTGGCACCGGTCATCATAGGGGGTGGGGGACAGGTTGATGATGGCCAGAAACGCCCCGGCATCCAGGGCATAACCGGGCATAAGGGCTGCGGGCTGGACCAGAAGGGTGGAGCCCACCACGATGAATACATCACTTTTCAAGGACAGCTCAGCAGCCCGCCGGGTTTCTTTTTCCGGCATGGCCTGGCCAAAGGAGATGGTGTCCGGCTTGAGATATCCCCCGCAATCGCACCGGGGCGCTTTGTCGCCGGCCAGGATCATTTGTTGTGCCGCATCCCAGGAGATCAGGGTGCGGCAGGACATGCACCGAACCCGCCGGGTGTTGCCGTGCAGTTCGATGATTTTTTCATCCGGGATGCCTGAAGCCTGGTGAAGCCCGTCAATGTTCTGAGTGATCACTGCGGTGAGGTGTCCGGTTTCGTAAAGCTGTGCAATACTCATGTGACCCGGGTTGGGCCGGGCGTTCTTCAATCCTTTTTCCATATCCATGCGCATTTCCCAGTATTGAATCCTTGCTGTTTCGCTGGACATGAACGCATCAAAGTATACCGGGGTGAACTTGTCCCACAGCCCGCCCTGGCTCCGGTAGTCCGGGATGCCGCTTTCCGTGGACATCCCGGCCCCGGTGAATACGATCACACTGCGGGCGGCTGTGATTTTTTCGGCAATGGTCCGGGTGTGGGCCTGGATCTCCGGGGTCAGGACCGGGGTGGTTTCTTTTGCCATGAAAGCAGTCTCCTTGCTGTTTTTTCATAAAAAGTCATGATTTCAGGGATGCGCAGCAGCCTGGCCGCCACCGGCATCAACATTAGGAACACCAGTCCGGTGACAATGCAGATTATCATTGCCGGGACAAATGCGGTGGGCGGCATCAGGCGGGTCAGCATCTGGTGGATACCCGAAAGAATCCCTCCCATGACCAGACTGGCCAGGCTCAGTTTGACCAGAAACAGGTATACGCCGGTATCGCCGGGATTCCGGGTTTTTCGATTCCAGGACCCATACAGGGCAAATGAGGACACAATCACCGTCAAAGACAGTCCCGATGCCACACCGGTGACGCCGAACACTTTCATGCATCCATAAATTACCGGTAAACCGGCCAGCATGCACAAGGTGGATACCACCGCAGGATACAAGGTGTTTTCCAGGGCGTAGAACCCTCTTGCCACAAAGGTCTGGGCGGAAAAAGCAAAGGCCCCGGCCATGAAAAACGGCAGGATGTTTGCGGTGAGGTGGGTGGCATGGGCATCAAAGGCGCCCCGCTGAAACAGGATCATCACGATTTCATACCGCAGGACAATAAAGAGCACGGAAAACGGGATCACCAGAAAAATGAATTTCAATGTCTGGTTGATGATGTGGTTGAGGCGGTCCATGTCTCCGGCGGCTGCAATACCGGCCATAAAGGGATAAGATGCCATGCCGATGGCCTGGCCGAAAAATCCCACCAGAATGAACATGATGCGCAGGGCATAGTTCATGGCGGCAATGTGGCCGGTGGGCAGAAAAGATCCAAACAGCTTCATCAGGATTTCCGTGGAAAAAGTGACGGTGAGCCCCACCATAAAAGGCAGGGTGATTTTCACATAATGGATGAAATCCGGATGAAAAAAATTGATGTAAAACCGGAACCGCAATCCCTGTCTGGCGGCACCGGCCATCTGTAAAAGAAAATTGCCGGCAAACGCACCCCCTAAAACCCCCCAGGCAAATCCTTCCATACCGATATGCGGGTACAAAAACACCCCGCCGCAGATGATGCCTAAATTATAGATCAGCGGGGCTAACGCCGGGATGAAAAATTTTTCTTTTGTGAACTGCACGGCCATGAACAGGCCCCCGGCAAAAAAGAAAAACTGGGCCGGCAGGATGATGCGGGTCATGCGCACGGCCAGAGCAAAAGTGGCCGGATCCGTGATGCCCGGTGCCAGCAGATGGACAAAAAACGGGGTCCAGATCATCCCTGTGGCAATGCCTGTGACCAGGATCAGGCCGAACCCGTTGAACACCAGGGAAAACACCTCAAATCCCTGTTTTTCGTCTCCCCGGGTGATATACCGGGCAAACACCGGGATAAAAGTGATGGACAGAAACCCGCTGGCCACCACATGATTGAGAATTTCCGGCAGGGCAAAAGCGATCTGGTAGGCATCCACCCCGGCGTCTGCGCCGCCGGCCCAGGCAATGGCCATTTCCCGCACCAACCCGATGACCCGGCTGGCAAACACGGACGCCATCATGATAAACGATGCCACGCCGATCTTTTTGAATATGGAAGGGGCCGCAGTCTTCATGGGCGAAGATGTACCACACCCGAAAGGCAAAGAAAAGGGCCGTTTGTTGTCTCTAAACCTTGACGGAACAAAGAGGGGCGAATATACTGAATTGATTAATTTTATGATAATACACAGGAAAAATCGATTATGTGGACCCGAATGGGAATATGGTGCCTGATGGGGGCATTTTTTGTTTGGCTTTTCAGCGGCATTTCATACTTTATGCAGGTGGATAATTTCTGGGTGGACCTGACCCTTTCCCGGATGTTGGGCGATTATACCGATTCAGTGGTGTATGCCGTCCCGTGGGGAGCCGTTCAGAATTTTTTGTATTTTTTTGTGGTTGAGCTGCCGTTATTCGGGGTGCTCTTAGGCGTGGGAACCCTGTTTTTCTTAATCGGCATGTTTGTAAAGGTCCGGTCATGAATTGATTCGGGCCCATTGAATGAATGGGGGAAATGAAATGGATGACACGATTTTTCAGCACCAGAAGGATGCATCGCTGACCCGGCGGCAGTTTCTGAGACTGTCCGCCGTCTTGACCGCAGCCGGTCTGCTTCCGGTCTGGGGGTGTGCCATAGACCCGGTGACCGGCAAATCCCAGCTGATGATGCTGACAGCGGACCAGGAGGTCGCCATTGACCGGCAGCAGTCACCGTTTCAGTTTTCATCGGATTACGGCATTGTTCAAGACCGCGCGTTGAACCAGTATATCAACCAGGTGGGCAAAAATCTGGTGCCCTATACCCACCGGCCGGATATGCCATACAATTTTCAATGTGTGAATGCCACGTATATCAATGCATATGCATTTCCCGGCGGGTCCATTGCCGTGACCCGCGGAATTCTGCTGAGCCTGGAAAATGAAGCCGAACTGGCATCCCTGCTGGGACATGAACTGGGCCATGTCAATGCCCGGCACACAGCGGAACAGGTATCCAAAAGTCAGCTGTCTTCCCTGTTCGTGAGCGGCCTGGCGATGCTGGCGGATTCCCAGGCCAAGGGACTGGGGAATCTGACCCAGCAGCTGGGGGCGTTGGGCCAGGGGCTGTATCTGGCCAAATACAGCCGGGACAATGAGCGGGAAGCCGATTATCTGGGACATGAATACATGGTCCGGGCCGGGTATGGATCCCAAGGATTTGTGGGATTGATGGAAATGCTCAACACCTTGAACAAACAGCAGCCTTCTTCCGCCCAGATGCTTTTTTCCACCCATCCCATGAGTGATGAACGCCTGGCTGCATCGGTGCAGCGGGATCAGGGACCTTATTCCAGCTCGCAAGCTGCACCCGTATACCGGGAACGGTACATGGATCAGACCGTGGCACTGCGGCAGCAGAAAAAAGCCATTGAATTGATGCAGGAAGGAGAAAAATACCTGGCCCGGGAAAAATATGATGCCGCCCAAACCGCTTTTTCATCAGCCCTGAAACGGGCGAATGATGATTATGCGGCCCATGTGCTCATGGCCAAATGCCAGCTGATTCAGAAGAAAAATGCCGAGGCCGTATCCTATGCAAAAGCGGCCATGAACCTATATCCCACAGAACCCCAGGGACATTATGTGGCCGGCCTGGCCCATGTGGGGACAAAGCAGTTCGACCGGGCCCTGGACAATTTTACCCGGTGCGACCAGTTGCTGCCGGGCAATCCCCAGCTGACCTTTTACAAGGGATATTCCCGGGACAAACTGGGACAGCGGCAGGCCGCAGCCAATGATTATGCTGCATACCTGAAAATGATCAATTATCAGTCCAATCAATATTCCCAGTATGCGTTCAAGCGGCTGAAAGAATGGGGATATGCCCAGTAGTCAGCCAAAAAACCGGTTTCAGGAACTGATTGACGCGGTCTGGACCATGACTTTAGCAACGAGTGGGGAAACCGGCCCCTGGTCCGCACCGGTCTATTATCTTTACAGAGAAAAACGATTTTATTTTTTTTCCAATCCCGCTTCCCGGCATATATTGGAAGGTGACGGCCGGCCGTGTGCGGCTTCGATTTTTCGCGTTCATGAACGTGTGGATCATCTGGAGGGAATTCAGATGAGCGGGGTCATTCACTCCCAGAAACCTGGGATCCGGTCGGCAGGCGCTGCCGGGGCATATGCCCGGCGCTTCGGGATCCCCGTGCCCGGCGCGGATTTTCTGACCTTTTTCCAAAACGCATTCCATGCCCGTTTGTATGCGTTTTTACCGGATCAGGTGTATCACATGGATAACCGCAAAGGATTCGGAAACCGGGAGATTATCCAGTTATGAAATTTTGCAGTTTGAAACAATGTGTGGCCTTTCTGGAACAGGAAAAAGAACTGATTCACATCCGTGAATCCGTGGACCCGCATCTGGAAATGGCGGAGATCACCCGGCGGGTGTTTGACGCAGGCGGACCAGCTCTTTTGTTTGAAAATGTCAACGGGTCGCCGTTTCCGGCCCTTTCCAACCTGTACGGCACCTGGCAGCGGACCCTGAAAATTTTTGAACCCCAGCTGGAACAGGTCAAGGCCCTGGTGGATATGACGTCTGACCCCATGCAGGCGGTCAGATCTTTGGGCCGGGGATTCAAGGCCGGTATGGCCCTGGCCCGGTCTTTGCCTTTGCCGGTTCAAAAAAACCGGACACTGACCCAGATGACCCGGATCGACCAGCTGCCCCAGATCACTTGCTGGCCGGGGGACGGCGGGGCATTTTTGCTGCTGCCCCAGGTGTTTTCTCTGGACCCGGATTCGGACTCCGTGCTGCAATCCAATCTGGGCATGTACCGGATTCAGTTGTCCGGCAACGATTATCCGCCCAATGAAGAAATAGGCCTGCACTATCAGCTGCACCGGGGCATTGGGGTTCATCATCAGAAAGCACTGGAAAAAAACAGGCCGTTGAAAGTGAGCATTTTTATCGGCGGGCCCCCGGCCCATGCCCTGGCAGCGGTCATGCCTCTGCCGGAAGGGATGCCCGAGATTGCCTTTGCCGGGGCTCTGGCCGGGCGCAATTTCAGATATTTTCGGCACAACGGGTTTGTACTGTCCACAGATGCGGATTTCTGTATCACCGGATGGGTGATGCCCCATCAGACCCGGCCGGAAGGCCCGTTCGGCGATCATCTGGGGTATTATTCCAATGTTCACGAATTTCCCTGTATCCGGGTGGCATCGGTGTGGCACCGGCCAGGCGCGATTTTTCCGTTTACCGTGGTGGGACGTCCCCCCAGAGAGGACAGTCATTTCGGCCGGCTCATCCATGAAATTACCCGGAATGCCGTGGCCAAAGCCCTGCCCGGTGTGACCGCGGTCAATGCCGTGGATGCGGCCGGTGTGCATCCGTTGCTTTTAGCCAAAGCCAGGGAACGATACCTGCCCTATGACGCGCCCATGCCAAGAGAACTGCTCACCCATGCCCATGCCATTTTAGGCAAAGGCCAGCTGTCTTTGGCCAAATACCTTTTCATCTGCGCCCATGAAGATGATCCCGGCCTGGATGTGAACGATGAAAAACAGTTTCTGATGCATGTGCTGGAACGGGTGGATTTTTCCAGAGACCTGCATTTTGTCACTTGCACCACCATGGATACCCTGGATTATTCGGGACAGCAGATCAACCAGGGATCCAAGCTGGTGATGGCCGCGGCCGGACCTGTTAAGCGGCGTCTCGGCCCGACCCTGCCGGTTCAGTTTTCATTGCCGGACGGATTTTCCCATGCTGTGATGGCAGCCCCGGGAATTGCCGTTATCCAGGGGCCGGCGTTCACTTCCTATCCCAGGGCCAGACAGCAGATCAGTCCGGTGAAAAAATATCTGGAAACCCTGGGAGACGCATCCGGCCTGGCTTTAGTGGTGGTGGTGGATGATGCCCGGTTTTGCGCAGACACGTTTGATAATTTTTTGTGGGTGACGTTTCTGCGGTCCAACCCGTCCCATGACATTTACGGCATAAAGGAAAGAACCCTGCATAAGCACTGGGGGTGCCAGGCCCCGCTGGTCATTGACGCCCGCAGCAAACCCTTTCATGCAGCCCCGCTGGTACCGGACCCGGAAGTGGCTTTGCGGGTGGACCGGATGGCCTGTAAAGGCGGTCCGCTGTTCAAGATCCTGTGATGAAGCATTCCTGTGAAAAGGCAATATCCTGTTACACACAATTTTGGCCCCAGGGAGGTGGGCGTTCATGTTCAAACGCTTGAAATTTCTGATTTATACCCCGGCGTTCATCTGGTTTGCCTATTATCTGGTCAAATGGTACAGCCGCACGTTTCGGCTCACAGTGGAAAACGAGGCCGTCTGGAAAACCCTGCTGCATCAAGGAGCCCCTGTGCTGCTGTGTACCTGGCATCAGCAGTTTTTTGCCGCCATCGCCTATTTTGAAACCTATGCTAAATATCATCCGGGCCTGATGATTTCCCAAAGCCGGGACGGGGATCTGATTTCCGGGGTGGCCAACCGGGTGGGATGGCACACGCCCAGAGGTTCGTCGTCCCGGGGAGGGAAATCCGCCATGGCTGCCATGATCGCCCATATAAACACCCATCAGTTCGGCGCCCATATCCTGGACGGTCCCAGAGGACCTGCCGGAAAAATCAAGCCCGGCATCATTCGCATGGCTCATGCCACCGGGGCCCGGCTGGTGCCTTTTTATGTGACCGCAGACCGTGCCTGGTTTTTCAATTCCTGGGACCGGTTCATGGTGCCCAAACCTTTTTCCCGGGTGCGCATTGTTTTTGAACCCGAAATCGTGCTCGAACCCACCCTGGGACCGGATGGGTTCGAGCAGCAGCGTCATGATCTGGAAGCCCGGTTTTTGCCCCGGTTGTATCAATTTCAAACATAGGAATAATGATATGGAAAAAGATCCTTTGCCGTCCGTGTTTTTTCATTTCAGATTCAAGTTTTTGGCGGTGACATGTCGGGTGGCCGGGGGCTGTTGCCAGCCCCAAGCCCCCTAAGAACCGGACATGAGACTTTCACCTCATCCGGCTCAAGCATTGATAAGGCGCGTGGCCACACCCGACAGTTGTTTTCGTTTCCAACGAGCTTTGAGATAGTCCTCCCATACAGGATCATATGGATTGACCTGTGCTTTAACCTTTATATGCCTGATGAGCCAGGTCGGGCCTAATAAAATCAGGGGTTGAGGATTACCTTTTTCCATGAATCGCCAGTCTCGACCTTTGATCCTTCGGTAATATTTGCCTTTAACCCATCCTTTGTACTTTTTTGGATGCCTTCTCCTGGCCCATTTCCATGTCATTTGCCAAAATGCATGGTCAAGGTCCCCGAATACTTTCCGACTGACGACATGTTTATAATAATTTGCCCAACCGCGTATGATGGTATTCAGTTTGGCAATTACAACGTCGGTTCGCCTGGTCTTGTTGGCATTCAGATAGTCTCTGACTTTTGCTTTAATGTTTTTGATGCTGGATTTAGACGGCTTTATCAGAAGTTTGCCTTTATATTTCCTGACATTAAAGCCAAGAAAATCAAAGCCATCATCAATATGTGTGATCATGGTTTTTTCTTCTGACAATTCAAGACCCCTTATTTTAAGAAATCCTTCAATCAAAGGTTTGACACAGGTTTCAAGCAGTTCCGGGGAACGGCCCGTTATAATGAAATCATCCGCGTACCTGACAAAATGAATCTTATCAGTTTTCCTGAAGTTATCTGCAAGGAGATCCTGAATACCGTCGAGTGCCATATTGGCAAGTGTCGGTGAAATTATCCCTCCCTGTGGAGTCCCTTCATTTGTTGAATTAAACGTATGCTTCTCAAGGTAACCGCACTTGAGCCATTGTTTTAATTTCTTCTTGTTCATCGGGATGTTCTCATTCAACCATTTGTGGTCAATATGATCAAAACAGCCTTTGATATCTGCCTCTAAAATCCAGTCAGCACTATCTTTCCGTCTCAGCGCATTATAAATAGCTCCCATGGCATCCTGAGCCGAACGCACTTTCCTGAATCCATAGGAATGATGATCAGCAGTGGTTTCAGATACCGGATCAAGTCCCAGTAAATCAAGGGCCTGTTCCACCCGGTCATGCATGGCCGGTATGCCTAATGGTCGTTTCTTACCATTCTTTTTCGGGATGTAAATGCGTTTCAGCGGTTTTGCCTTATATTCGGGAAGATTAAGATTCTTGAGCGTTTCCCATCGCTTTCGGGGTGTATCAATTAATAGATTGTCCACACCCGGGGTTCGTTTTCCACTATTGGATATCACCCGCTTAATGGCGATAAGCTTTGCCGAAAGCGAGTTGGACAGCAGCCGTTGAAGGCCGCGTGCCGTTTGCTTTAATCCATTCTTAACTGCCTTCACGATACGCGTCTGTATACGGGATACTATCAGCCTGTGCTTGTCCCAATCAATAAGGTCCCACACATTCTTCAAGCCCATACGGCCGTCAACATCATAAAATGATATCATCTATCCACACCAATACGGTTATTCCATTTCAAATCGTTTCACGTGATCCAACACCATGCTGGAAGTCTGCACATTTTCATGGTCGGGCAAATTTTGAACCCGTATCTGATCCATTACAGATCAGCATTCGCTTTCTCCAGCGTTCCTCTACCCGCATCCCCATAAGCCAATCTTGCGATCAGCTGTCCTTCTTTCGAAGGGAAAATACGGGCTTACCAAGTTCCACTTTTAACACCCAATGGGTTAGCGTCTGTCTATCCGCCGGAGGGATCATAGATTACGTGAAGCGACAACGGAACGCTCCATCCATACCTCTTGCCTTTTGGCCCAGGCCTGTCAGCATCTTTGGCCTGTCAAAAATAACGACGTTTATTAACAGTTCACATATGTTACGCATACCATCGTTCATAGCTCCCATCTGGATTGATGCTCCCAGAGTTGAGGTCCCCTCACGGCTCTCTCTCCTGGCATAAAGCCAAGGGCTTCATTGTCATCCGGGCTTCACACAAAACCATTACTGGTAATGCATGCCGGAATGAAAAACTGCTGGTAATACAGCAGGTTGGGTCAAGCCCAACATTATTAAAAGCGACTTCTTGTCGCACCCATTGCGTTTCTTTTGTTTGTCATTCTGTCCAGCGCCTCGGATTTCAGCCGGTTTGCAGACAGCGTTCAGTTCAAGCTTCTGGGGCCGTTTTTCATTATTTCCGGGCTGATGTTTCTGGTGTTCAGAAAATTTCCCATCAAATGCCCCTATTGTGCCCGGGTGCTTCCTGTGAAAAAAGACTGGACATGCCCCAATTGCAAGAAAAAACAGGGCAAAGACCGGTATCTGTCGGAAAAATGTGTTCACTGCCGGGAAATTCCGGCAACCGGTTCCTGTGATCTGTGTCAAAAAACATTCCGGCTATAGCAATCAGATGACAGCATTCAGAAGATCGTCTTCAGATTATAGACGGCCCCGTCCGTGTTGCGTTGAGATTATACCACCCCGGTGAACTCCATGTTCAATTTCTGCTGAAAATTTTCAATGGTTTTGAAAATTTCCTTGAGCATATGCCGGTCCAGGGAAGACAGATTGTCCGGGTTGATGAAATTGTCCGGAGGCGTTCCCTCGTCCATGATGTTGGTGATCTGGCGGCGGAACCGCAGTTTCATTAAAAAATCATAACACTGGACCAGGTTGTGGTATTCTTTGGCCGTGATGGCATGTCGGGTGTAAAGCCGGAAAAGCCGTTTCAGGGTATTGGTCTGGTATAGGTTGTTTTTCAGGGCATACACCCGGGTGACGTCTGTGATGGGCAGCATGGCATATTTGATATCAAATGCGTTTTTGTGCCGGCCGTCCGTGGCTTTTTTCAGTTTGCCGAACAACCCGATGGGGGGCCGGAAATAAAGGGCGTTTTCCGTCATGTTCCTTAGAAAACCGGACCAGCCCCGGATGGATTCAAACAGATGATCCTTGAGCTGAGAAGATAAAGTCAGGTCCCCATATGTGCCTTTGAAATCAAAAAAAATGCTGGAGTACAACAGATCTTCCGGCTTGGCCTTGCGGATCCAGGTGTGAAAATATTTTTTCCAGACAGACAAGGGCTGGCACCACTTCGGGTTTTTGGCCATGTTGTTTCCCTCACAGAACCGGTATCCCGCCATGTCCAGCCGGTCGCACACCCGATCGGCCAGACGGCTGAAATAGGCGGCAGCCGCCGCTGACTCAGTGTCTGATGCAGGATCCGCATACACAATGGCGTTGTCCTGGTCCGACACCAGGGTCTGCTCCTCCCGGCCTTCGGATCCCATGGTCAGAAACACGAACCTGCAGGGTGCGGGTCCGACCTCTTCCAGGGTAAAGGCCATGATTTTTTTTAAGATGGCATCGGAAAACGTGGTGATCAGCCGGGTGATCACTTCCGGTTTTATTCCGTTGTCGATGGGATCCAGCAGCATGCGGCACATTCGGGCGTGAAAGTTCTTCAGCTCGTCCATGGTTTTGGCTGCGGTAATGGTTTTAAGCAGCAGATACGAGTCTTTTGTCTGGGCTGCGATCAAATCTTTTTCCGTCAAGATACCGGAGACGGCCCCGGATTCTCCGCACACGGCCAGATGCCGTTTGTCTTTGCCGATCATGGTCAGAAACGCTTCAAAAATCAGGCTGTCGGATGAAATGGTGATCACGGGCGATGACATGATTTCGGATACCGGGGTATCAGATGTCAGATTTTCTGCCAATACCTTTGTCCGCAGATCCGCATCCGTGACAATGCCGGC contains these protein-coding regions:
- a CDS encoding DUF294 nucleotidyltransferase-like domain-containing protein; this encodes MKESSSLSAFFNQPVSAIFRANIATCSMDTPVNQAAQKMSRSNASAILVKNDSRQIAGIVTDADLRTKVLAENLTSDTPVSEIMSSPVITISSDSLIFEAFLTMIGKDKRHLAVCGESGAVSGILTEKDLIAAQTKDSYLLLKTITAAKTMDELKNFHARMCRMLLDPIDNGIKPEVITRLITTFSDAILKKIMAFTLEEVGPAPCRFVFLTMGSEGREEQTLVSDQDNAIVYADPASDTESAAAAAYFSRLADRVCDRLDMAGYRFCEGNNMAKNPKWCQPLSVWKKYFHTWIRKAKPEDLLYSSIFFDFKGTYGDLTLSSQLKDHLFESIRGWSGFLRNMTENALYFRPPIGLFGKLKKATDGRHKNAFDIKYAMLPITDVTRVYALKNNLYQTNTLKRLFRLYTRHAITAKEYHNLVQCYDFLMKLRFRRQITNIMDEGTPPDNFINPDNLSSLDRHMLKEIFKTIENFQQKLNMEFTGVV